A window from Citrus sinensis cultivar Valencia sweet orange chromosome 5, DVS_A1.0, whole genome shotgun sequence encodes these proteins:
- the LOC102607431 gene encoding ATP-dependent zinc metalloprotease FTSH 5, chloroplastic has translation MASSISNPLLTSNFFGSQILISPPTPKTRRLSVSFPFPSRTKRTTQATAILRKELEPNNASSEAASKRRTVTTEATMAALLLSSIAPQALAVDNTPPPPPPPLVQAQPSKPNPSNSSPFGQNLLLTAPKPQSQSSDLPEGSQWRYSEFLNAVKKGKVERVRFSKDGSALQLTAVDGRRATVIVPNDPDLIDILAMNGVDISVSEGDSGNGLFSFVGNLLFPFLAFAGLFFLFRRAQGGPGGPGGLGGPMDFGRSKSKFQEVPETGVTFADVAGADQAKLELQEVVDFLKNPDKYTALGAKIPKGCLLVGPPGTGKTLLARAVAGEAGVPFFSCAASEFVELFVGVGASRVRDLFEKAKSKAPCIVFIDEIDAVGRQRGAGLGGGNDEREQTINQLLTEMDGFSGNSGVIVLAATNRPDVLDSALLRPGRFDRQVTVDRPDVAGRVKILQVHSRGKALAKDVDFEKISRRTPGFTGADLQNLMNEAAILAARRDLKEISKDEISDALERIIAGPEKKNAVVSDEKKKLVAYHEAGHALVGALMPEYDPVAKISIIPRGQAGGLTFFAPSEERLESGLYSRSYLENQMAVALGGRVAEEVIFGEENVTTGASNDFMQVSRVARQMVERFGFSKKIGQVAIGGPGGNPFLGQQMSSQKDYSMATADVVDAEVRELVETAYTRAKQIITTHIDILHKLAQLLIEKETVDGEEFMSLFIDGKAELFVA, from the exons ATGGCTTCTTCAATTAGCAACCCGTTGCTCACTTCAAACTTCTTTGGTTCCCAAATCCTTATCTCTCCTCCAACTCCCAAAACAAGAAGGTTATCAGTTAGCTTCCCATTTCCTTCAAGAACCAAAAGAACTACACAAGCCACTGCAATTCTTAGGAAGGAACTCGAACCCAACAATGCATCCTCAGAAGCCGCCTCAAAGAGAAGGACAGTTACAACTGAAGCCACTATGGCTGCTTTGCTCTTGTCTTCAATAGCCCCACAAGCCTTAGCGGTCGACAACACGCCGCCGCCACCGCCGCCGCCGTTAGTCCAAGCTCAGCCCTCCAAACCAAACCCTTCCAATTCTTCACCTTTTGGTCAAAATCTGTTATTGACGGCGCCTAAGCCACAGTCTCAATCCTCTGATCTTCCCGAGGGCAGCCAATGGCGTTACAGCGAGTTCTTAAACGCCGTTAAAAAAGGCAAAGTTGAAAGGGTTAGGTTCAGCAAAGACGGTTCTGCACTTCAGTTAACGGCAGTGGACGGCCGTCGCGCCACTGTTATTGTCCCTAATGATCCGGACCTTATCGACATTTTGGCCATGAACGGGGTTGATATATCAGTTTCCGAGGGCGATTCTGGTAACGGGCTTTTTAGCTTTGTTGGGAATTTACTTTTCCCGTTTCTAGCTTTCGCCggattgtttttcttgttcCGTCGGGCACAAGGTGGGCCCGGCGGACCCGGTGGCCTTGGTGGGCCCATGGATTTTGGACGATCTAAATCGAAGTTTCAGGAAGTTCCTGAAACTGGAGTCACATTTGCTGATGTGGCTGGTGCTGATCAAGCAAAATTGGAATTACAAGAGGTAGTTGATTTTCTAAAAAACCCCGATAAGTACACAGCTTTGGGCGCTAAGATTCCAAAAGGGTGTTTATTAGTTGGGCCACCAGGAACTGGGAAAACTTTATTGGCTAGGGCAGTTGCTGGAGAAGCCGGCGTGCCATTTTTCTCATGTGCTGCCTCAGAGTTTGTTGAGTTGTTTGTTGGTGTTGGCGCATCCAGAGTGAGGGATTTGTTTGAGAAGGCCAAATCGAAGGCACCGTGTATTGTGtttattgatgaaattgaTGCTGTGGGGAGACAGAGAGGAGCAGGGCTTGGAGGAGGAAACGATGAAAGAGAGCAGACTATTAATCAGCTTTTGACTGAAATGGATGGCTTTTCTGGTAATTCTGGTGTTATTGTATTGGCTGCTACTAATAGGCCGGATGTTCTTGATTCTGCTTTGTTGAGGCCTGGGAGATTTGACAGGCAGGTTACAGTGGATAGGCCTGATGTTGCTGGTAGGGTTAAAATTCTTCAG GTGCACTCCAGAGGAAAGgcacttgctaaggatgtggactttgaaaaaatttctagAAGAACACCAGGTTTTACTGGAGCTGATCTGCAGAACCTGATGAATGAAGCAGCCATTCTTGCAGCCAGGCGTGACCTCAAGGAGATAAGCAAAGATGAGATATCCGATGCTCTAGAGAGGATCATTGCTGGACCAGAGAAGAAAAATGCAGTTGTCTCtgatgagaagaagaaattagtAGCCTACCacg AGGCTGGCCATGCTTTAGTTGGGGCTCTCATGCCTGAATATGATCCTGTAGCCAAGATTTCCATCATTCCTCGTGGCCAAGCTGGTGGGCTTACCTTTTTCGCTCCAAGTGAAGAGAGGCTTGAGTCTGGACTTTACAGCAGGAGCTACCTGGAGAATCAGATGGCTGTCGCACTTGGTGGAAG GGTTGCAGAAGAAGTCATTTTTGGCGAGGAAAATGTGACAACAGGAGCATCAAATGACTTCATGCAAGTTTCACGGGTAGCACGGCAGATGGTTGAAAGATTTGGGTTTAGCAAGAAAATTGGACAAGTTGCCATTGGAGGACCTGGTGGAAATCCATTCTTGGGTCAACAA ATGTCTTCTCAGAAAGACTACTCCATGGCAACTGCCGATGTGGTGGATGCAGAGGTCAGAGAATTGGTTGAAACAGCATATACAAGGGCCAAGCAGATCATCACAACCCACATTGACATCCTTCACAAGCTTGCTCAACTCCTCATAGAGAAAGAAACCGTTGATGGAGAAGAATTTATGAGCCTTTTCATTGATGGAAAAGCTGAGCTATTTGTTGCCTGA